The sequence CACCTGTGATCCAGGAACCGGTGGATGGAAGTAAAGCTATTGCTGCTCCAACATCAGAAGCTGCAACTACCGAGACAGAGATGTCAAGGGAGAAAGAACTCGGTCTAGCAGATGACCACAACATACATCCATCGATGTGTGATGCCGGGGAAGTTAATCCTGCTGATGCTTCCCATTCTTTTGGTTCTACGCCTATTGAAGTCCAAGGTAAGAATGCAAACGAGCTCAAGGAATGGAAGAAAATGGACATGTTACCGGCATCGCCTACTGCCAGCCAAGTATCCTGTGATAGTGATGCCCTGTCTGTAAGCGACAGAAAAATTATAGAGGAGAATGAAAAattaagggagatgatggagaAGTTGATCAAATCAGGGAACGAACAACTGAGTGCCATATCGAGTCTTTCTGGAAGAGTTAAGGACCTGGAGAAGAGATTGTCCAAGAAGAAGAAGCTAAAATTGAAACGAAATAGGGTACCAGCAGCAGCTGGATCAGCCTGTGTAAAGCCATTGAATGACTCACTTAGAAATAGGAATGTGGGGTTGGCAATGTAAAAACAAAAAGCTTGGTCATTCCTTTTCATAGAATAGTAATTTGGTTCATGTGGTCTGTTTGCGTTCCATTGTATGCTATGTATAAATAAGGCTTCTTCTGCTCAGTTGTTGTTCATGGCAATAGCTACTTTGAAATTACTTTGTTTGGCACTGAGGCTGACAATAACAACGAACTTCAAAATTACTTGTTTGGTATTGAGGCGCGACAGTATTTTAATGTCCAAGATGTTCATCGTCACTTGAACATCAGTCTTTGCTAACTTTACTTTAAATTCCACCTTTAAATGGTTAACAGATGATCACCTTTTCGAACAATTAAAGTGCATTAGTAATGGAGTGAAtacaaatataaagaaataccAAGTCTAAGTGGCACCATGAAATATCACTAATTAATAACCACAAATTAACGATGATTCTTCTGatgaaaaattgatatatatattgtaatttaagaCGAGTAAACTATCCATTGTAAAAATTGAAACATGATTCTTCTGatgaaaaattgatatatatatatatattgcaattTAAGACGAGTAAACTATACCATTGTAAAAATTGAAACAAGAAACACACATAATCAGGCTAGGTATTGGATTTATGGATCCCCATATTTAATAGCTTTGACCTAAATTTTGTATGTGCTCTACTAAATATGCATATCAATTATTAATACGTGAAATCATCATCTTACAATTTTGTAAATTTCAAATTCCAATATGTGAAATCATATTACAATTTCGTAAAATTCAAATTCTCTGCTCTGCGATAGGAGCAAAACACATACATGCACCGTATCCGCGCGTTGATTCTTCCATCATAAAATCTTTATACTTCATACCAAATCTCTTCCAGTTAAAATCACCAACCATTGACGGATTTTTCCCCAATTCAATCTCTACATACAATTCCCCCTTTGAGATCCTACAACCATTACCATATCTCCATATCTTCAAACTCTCCGAAGCCCTAAATTTCGAACAAAACGACGGACGATCCTCATCACAATCACCATTGCTATCCGATTTGTACTCTGTATCAGTATCATATGCAGCACTTTCCCTTTCTCCGCTCTCGGAATCAAATCGATATTCAGCAATGCCTAGTAAAGAGTCTAGCGATAAAAACATACCAGCTTTAAAAATTTCGAAACGAAGGCTAAAACTTTCACTGGACGGAACGAAGAAGACAAACTTCTCTCTCCATTGTTGATTGGTACACATCTTAATCTTACTTGTTTTGAGTAAATTTTCTTTGTGTGTGGAGACTTTCACGTAGTATTTGCCCTTCTTTTTCACATCAAATTTAGCAGATTTTACTTCTACAGTAAGCAATTTGTACTTTGCTGATGAATACGCCATGGTAGTAATGATATGAACACAcgtagaaaaaaaaagaatggggAAGAATATTAgtaattttaaaacttaaaagtaGGGTAGAAAGTGAATCAAATTGATAAGGATTCGTATTTGTGTTTTATTATAGAGAATATCTCCTTTAATTTTGGGACacaataatcatattttaacatGTAAATAGAATAATTAGTTCATGATATTACGTAATTTGACgtttgattgaattttttcctAATGTATaggtttcctttttttttaataaacgaATTAAAgacttttttattatatatgtttcgtcttatttaaattatatatatatagggaaaaTTACGTGGTTAAGTATAGTTATATTACTTAATTACTCATTATAGTTgtgatttgttataattatctCTCGTAACTAACATTAACTAATAATTACGTGAGTTGACTTCAagttgtataattagtcattgtataattcgcaactAGCGATTATTCTTTTCGATTTATGCTACTATACTATGGTTTATAATTCGCAACTGGCAATTGTTCTTTcgatttatatttgtatacgatgatttatatttgtatatgacgATGATTTCCTTTAGTTTTTTACTTTGTCATCATATATATTCAATCTTCTTGTGTATAACCTTTTAAAGTTTGTATAAACGTGtagttttttggattttgtatgattaatttatgtaatgtaatttgtataatatattttgtataactGTTTAAATTTCATATGTTTATGGTAGTATCAATTTGTTATTTCAAGTTTTATCATATtgtataatttcaaattttatattactcaattatacaaaacacgtgaattatacaaattagatgtgaattatacaaattattgtcCAATCTCGCTCGTCTTCTTctcctctcccaatctcgcttgccatgtatacaaatatatatgcataatatacaattatctaaccgatgtACATATACAATGCACCTCTCTCACACTCTAtgtcctctctcgctcgcctttctcctctctataacatgtagctacgaaatgtaattatcaaactatagctatagagaGTAATTAGGTTGTTTTTGAACGGTTATGTGCGAAAGTTCCTCAGTTGTACATATTTTTTGTAGGGAGGTTTATGTTAAATTGGAGCTATAATTTACATTGAAATTTTGACAAGCATTTAGTTTGAATTGAGATACTTGtagatattaaaattttgtgaaacTTTACAAGAAATTCAATTTGAGTTGAACTCTACAGTTTAATTTCAATTAGAATTCTCGGAGACTACTCAATATTAAATCCTAATTCATGTCAATATCCTTTAAAAGGCATCTTggatattttgaaaattctGAAATATTCATTAATAGATTATTCAAATCATCATTCTTGTTTCTTCGTATTTTTATTGtggttaatttctttttctctcactttaaaatttgttgcaaataATATAATCAAGCAATGTCAAATTATATGTGTTTTTCCTTCAAAtaagctaatttttttttcctttttattaattgaaCTTATGTCTAGAGAGGCATAAGTTATTTACAAATTGAAAACTTGTTTAAGCTAAACCTATGCACTATTATGataggaaaataatatttatgattaaaaattaGTGTAAACAACACAAATCCACTAGTATAGGAGTAAATTACTTCTCTTCCCACGAGTTTTCACTATTacaaattttatcaatattCAAACATGAATACATGAGATTAAAATTAActataatttattcaaaatacaatatattcaaaTGTATTTACATATATCAGACTCTTTCACTCGTCTCTCCCCTTCTTTCGCTCCCTCTCACGCATACTCATATTTCTCCCCTTCTATCTGCATAATAGAATGTATTATGTATTGCAGATACTTGTATCTAATATGTTTGCGTATAGGGATATACAGTCTTTCTCACTCGCCGACCTTCTAGCTCGCCTCTGGtagcaaaaatatatgtattgcTATAACTAACTTGAAATTTAGTATGAAATTATTGATTGATGAAACTAATATCGTATTTTTAAACTATAGAAAAAATTGGTAAATATAGTAGACTTGTTTGTGCAGATGAATTTTCCCTCAAAATTACTCCATTTATTATGATCAGCCTAGCCCGGCCCATAATCATCACAGGCCCAATAATCAACCAAACAGTTTACAGAGTATATATGTAATTCCAACAAGAGACAAATTTGCCGGCGAGCGGGGAGGAGAatcctctctttctctctctatcgCTCGGAGTAGTAGTTAGCTCACATTATGAATTGAATCAAGAAAATTTTCGATTCTTCTTCTTGTTAAACGCACCAATCTTCAATTGTTCATcaaaatgtattattattagCACACGGAAAAGCAGAATCTGGTGAGAAACAACAAGCTAAGCTCCGCCCCAAATGGAAGAGGGAACTCAAATTCTGGAGATCAACTTGATCTCTGCTCAATCCCTCAAAACCCCAGTCGCTAACTTGCGCCGTATGCAAACTTATGCCATACTCTGGGTTGATTCATCAACCAAGCTTCGTACGAAGATCGATCATCTAGGCGGCGAAAACCCTACATGGAATGACAAATTCCTCTTCCGTGTTTCGCCGGAATTCATTTCAGGTGAAACCTCCGGTGTCTCTGTTGAAATCTACGCCGTCGGCTACATCAAGGATTTTCTCATTGGTACTGTGCGTTTACTCATAAGTAGTTGTCTTAAAGGAATTGCGAAACATGGAATTACTACTGCTACTCCGGCTTTCAATGCTGTACAAGTTAGGCGACCTTCTGGAAGATTCCATGGAGTTTTGAATATTGCTGCTGCGGTGTATAGTAGTTCGGATTTTTCGTTGTTGAATGGATTATCCGCCATCTGCTTCGGCGATTTGATGGAAGAAAAAGAGAATGGTAGTCGATGGCGGCGGCGACGTCTTAGCCGTGGAGGATCTAAGCGGAGAGAGCCGCCACCATCATCAGGCGGCGAATCTTACGATTTCTCCGACGGTACTGATTCGACAActtcgtcgtcgtcgtcatcggcGGTGTCAATGGCGTTGAAAGATTGCAACTGTGTACCAACAGTTACAGAAATGGCGGGAAAGAAAGATTTGAAATCAGACGGTGGAGGTTTGCTGTGTGGATTGATGTTGCAGAAGAAGATCCCATTCTGTCCGTTCGATCAAAATTCATCGTTCTGGACCGATTCCTTTGAGAAGGAACCATAATAAACGGTCCAGATTCTTCTTATACAAATCAACGGTGATGATCAACTCAAAATCATTTCAGTTGCAAAAAAATCAAATCCACCCCTTTGAGTCTCATTAATTGCAGATTTCACCCATTCATTTGTTTTTCCATTGCtattttttggttaattttgatTAGCAATTAACATTTTGTGATGTAACATCTTGTTCTTGATTCTGCATTGAATCAAACTGTGGTTTTGTGTTCCTTTAATCTTGTACTCAGATGCTCAAATTGTAAATTTGATTAGTTTTATTCATGGAAAATGGATTAAGTAAATTTTGAGACCTATAAATCACAATTTTAAAGATTAAAGATAATATAACATCTTTAATAAATCTGTCTTATGGCTAATAAGATGTAGtagaaaaaatttatcattgtttTTTGGTTAGGAGAAAATTATTGATTTGTAATGAGTATTTATGGTCCTTAGCTAAACTCTTTCTTTAGGGATTCAAAGAGGAGAAAAGCTGAGCTTTATCCAAGATTAGGtgatatatattgataaattagTTTCATCAACAAACCAAAATTAGACATAATGTAATAATTAGTGTTATTTTACTTAGCACTAACCAGTTAGATCAgataattgaatttcattaatctCAAACTCTCAAGCATCAACTAGATGCATTGAGGTTACAAAAGTTGTTGTCATCAAAATTGGACTGTTAACTTGATATCTCTAAATATATGAGCAATAAATCAATGATGTATTTCaatgtttgacaaaaaaaaaaacatatttgcCTCTTTGCTCATTCATTATGTActttttttcattcaattaaGAGTGTATTTACAATTAAGATCCCATGTCTccaattttacttaaatttctTATATGGCGCTTAAATAATGTCTGGatgatatttttctaaaaattaaacCTACCAACTTACTTGAACTCCTCTACTAAAATTATAGGGAAATTTGAACTCCTCGACTCTACCCAACCAACCTAAAAATATAGGGAAATCAATAAATAAGTGAATCATTAATCTGCCTAATTATTACTtatattaaagataaattaataaagatggataaaattatgaattattaaaaaCACATTCAACTCTTATCAACTTTTGAATTTTTCCATGAATCTTGGGTCTAACTCAATTCCGAATTTTAATTTATGAGGGAATGCTTATCCAAATTCATATAAGGAGATCAGTTC comes from Solanum pennellii chromosome 1, SPENNV200 and encodes:
- the LOC107027795 gene encoding BON1-associated protein 2, with the translated sequence MEEGTQILEINLISAQSLKTPVANLRRMQTYAILWVDSSTKLRTKIDHLGGENPTWNDKFLFRVSPEFISGETSGVSVEIYAVGYIKDFLIGTVRLLISSCLKGIAKHGITTATPAFNAVQVRRPSGRFHGVLNIAAAVYSSSDFSLLNGLSAICFGDLMEEKENGSRWRRRRLSRGGSKRREPPPSSGGESYDFSDGTDSTTSSSSSSAVSMALKDCNCVPTVTEMAGKKDLKSDGGGLLCGLMLQKKIPFCPFDQNSSFWTDSFEKEP